The window TGTCCATAAAGACAGGTGAGCAGCCTCTGAAAATAGCCGTATCGATAAAAGGTGTGCCGCCGGAAATGTCGTACAGATAAAACAGCCGCATCCAGAAATGAATTTTCTGTTCCGTTTCAGGCGCCAGTCATGAAATCGCGCTAATGGGATAGGTTCTTATACGTCTTTGGGAGATAACCCGATATGCCCATGGCAACCAGCCTGAGAGAATTACAGGAACAGATCCGCGAGCGTTATGATTCGCTCAGTAAGCGGTTACAGCAGGTGGCGCATTATGTGCTGGATAATACCAACAGCATCGCTTTCGATACCGTCGCGGTGATCGCCGAACGCGCTGACGTTCCCCCCTCAACTCTGATTCGCTTCGCCAACGCCTTTGATTTCAGCGGCTTCAACGAAATGAAACAGCTGTTCCGTATGAACCTGGTGGAAGAAACGGCCAGCTATACCGACCGGGCGCGGCTGTTTCGGGCGATGGAAGCTGATGCCGTGCCAGAAACGCCGCTGGATATTCTGCATGAGTTTGCCCGCTCAAACGCGCAGGCGATGCAGCAGCTCGCGGCACGCACTCCGCAAGAGGATCTGCAAAAAGCCGTCGATCTGCTGGCACAGGCGGATACCATCTATATCGTCGGGCTGCGGCGCTCGTTCAGCGTCGCCACTTACCTCACCTATGCGCTTAGCCATCTGGAAAGCAGTCCTATTCTGGTCAACGGTCTGGGCGGCATGTTTCGTGAACAGCTCAGCCGTGTCAGTGCTCGCGATGTGGTGGTTTCCATCAGCTTCTCGCCTTATTCACAGGAAACCGTGATGGTCAGTGAGATGGCCGCGAAGGCCGGAGCGCGGCAAATCGTCATTACCGACAGCCAGATCAGCCCGCTGGCGACGCTCAGCGATGTCTGCTTTGTGGTGAAGGAAGCGCAGGTTGATGCGTTCCGTTCACAGTCCGCCACGCTGTGTCTGGTGCAATCGCTGATGGTATCGCTGGCATACCGACAGGGAAACGGCGCAGAACAGAGTGAAAAACAGCAGCGCGGCTAGCCAGTAGCCAGAACCGTTTAATCAACAGGACAACCATGTAGGGAGAGCCGTTTTATGCTTAAAGTCATCGCACAGGACTTTATTAAGCCTGAGTGCATCGAAATCGTTATGCCGCTGTACCGCGAATTAGTAGAGAAAACCCGACAGGAAACGCTGTGCATCTCCTATGAGCTTTTTATCAATCAGAAAGATCCGGGGCATTTCACCTTTATCGAAACCTGGCCGGATAGAGCCGCACTGGATATTCACTGCCAGACCGAGCACTTCCAGCGGCTGGTGCCGATGATCAATAGCCACCAGCGCGCCGAGTGCACTTTCCTGCTGATGGATCCCTTTGACGGCACGACCACCTCGCTTTAACCCATCCGATTTTAGGTCGCCTGGCGGCCTAAATATCGTCGTAATTCCTCGTTATTTTGCTTTCGTTGACGCCAATTTTTAATTCATTTTTTTTGAATTAAAATCTCAATTTTTTCTGATTTCACATTATTCACAACCGGATAACATACAAAAACCTTCTGGCAACTGGCGATTTAACGGTTCAGTCAGCAGGAAAATGAATATCAAACAAATTAAATAATTTGATAATCATTCTAATGATTCTGCTTATGCCTTCTTATTCTGGCAACAGCCGCAAAGGATAAAGAGTGCATCGGTAGATATCGGCTCTCATTCAGGAGGAATCGATGTTTAAACTAAAACAGGTGGTCGCATTTACGGCGCTGATGGCGACGGCAGCGACCAGCTATGCGGCAGTAGAAGCCGATAAGCGCCCGATTAACGAGCTTTATCAAAACGCGTTACGGGAAGGCGGTATTGTGACCGTCTACGCGGGCGGTGACACACCGGGTCAGCAGGATGGCATCAAACAGGCGTTTGAGAAACGCTTTCCGGGCATGAAACTCAACGTCATTGTGGATTACAGT is drawn from Pectobacterium aroidearum and contains these coding sequences:
- a CDS encoding MurR/RpiR family transcriptional regulator translates to MPMATSLRELQEQIRERYDSLSKRLQQVAHYVLDNTNSIAFDTVAVIAERADVPPSTLIRFANAFDFSGFNEMKQLFRMNLVEETASYTDRARLFRAMEADAVPETPLDILHEFARSNAQAMQQLAARTPQEDLQKAVDLLAQADTIYIVGLRRSFSVATYLTYALSHLESSPILVNGLGGMFREQLSRVSARDVVVSISFSPYSQETVMVSEMAAKAGARQIVITDSQISPLATLSDVCFVVKEAQVDAFRSQSATLCLVQSLMVSLAYRQGNGAEQSEKQQRG
- a CDS encoding putative quinol monooxygenase, with translation MLKVIAQDFIKPECIEIVMPLYRELVEKTRQETLCISYELFINQKDPGHFTFIETWPDRAALDIHCQTEHFQRLVPMINSHQRAECTFLLMDPFDGTTTSL